In Blastopirellula sediminis, the following proteins share a genomic window:
- a CDS encoding nucleoside hydrolase: MKCPISFLFALLLVCVWQSVATAAEAPSVRILFDTDMDSDCDDAGALAILHALADAGEVELLGALVSSSHPWSGACVDAINTYFGRPDLPIGVSKAKSASRQGSKFAKRISEEFSHDFPEGNDAPDAVTVYRQVLAAQPDKSVVIVTVGDLTNLRYLLESTADDVSPLGGRELVAAKVKEWVCMGSRYPADLDPNPWGNFKMDPESTEKAIANWPTTITFTGGGAFADSVATGKTLSELPKDNPVRRVYELYFGGAARNRHSADQIAVMVAARGSGAPWKLVTQGRNKIFANGTHQWEETPNDPRHQYVSALLDETTAKEVAAEMETLMRHLPKEQTTSPQR, translated from the coding sequence ATGAAATGCCCCATTTCTTTTCTGTTTGCGCTTCTGTTGGTTTGCGTCTGGCAATCGGTCGCAACGGCGGCGGAGGCGCCATCGGTACGCATCTTGTTCGATACCGACATGGACAGTGATTGCGACGACGCCGGGGCGCTGGCGATCTTGCATGCGTTGGCGGACGCCGGGGAAGTGGAGCTTCTGGGAGCGCTTGTCTCTTCCAGTCACCCTTGGTCGGGCGCCTGCGTTGACGCGATCAACACTTACTTTGGCCGCCCTGACTTGCCGATCGGCGTTTCGAAAGCGAAGAGCGCCAGCCGGCAAGGCTCGAAGTTTGCGAAGCGGATCTCCGAGGAGTTCTCGCATGACTTTCCGGAAGGGAATGATGCGCCTGACGCGGTGACCGTTTATCGCCAGGTTTTGGCGGCCCAGCCGGACAAGAGCGTGGTGATAGTGACCGTCGGCGATCTGACGAACTTACGTTACTTGCTGGAGTCGACGGCTGATGACGTTTCGCCCCTTGGCGGTCGCGAGCTGGTCGCGGCGAAGGTGAAGGAGTGGGTTTGCATGGGGAGCCGCTATCCAGCTGATCTCGATCCCAACCCTTGGGGCAATTTCAAAATGGATCCGGAGTCGACCGAGAAGGCGATCGCCAATTGGCCGACGACGATTACCTTTACCGGCGGAGGCGCCTTCGCCGATTCGGTCGCGACCGGGAAGACCCTTTCCGAGTTGCCGAAGGACAATCCGGTTCGCCGCGTCTATGAGCTTTACTTTGGCGGCGCCGCCCGCAATCGACATAGCGCCGATCAGATCGCGGTAATGGTGGCTGCCCGGGGGAGCGGAGCGCCTTGGAAGCTCGTCACCCAGGGGCGGAACAAAATCTTTGCCAATGGGACGCACCAATGGGAAGAGACGCCGAATGATCCTCGGCATCAGTATGTCTCGGCGCTGCTGGATGAGACGACGGCGAAAGAAGTCGCGGCGGAGATGGAAACGCTGATGCGGCATTTGCCGAAGGAACAAACCACTAGCCCGCAGCGCTAG
- a CDS encoding glycosyltransferase: MKASHSAPDPFSAADRQVKPLVSVVMPVLNPHPRHFREAVESVLAQTLADFELIIVEDPSPRDGRELIADLQDPRIVHVRNESRSCLRDQLNQGLRLAQADLIARADADDICCPQRLESQVARFAAEPELDVLGSRLEIIDDKGRQLGYRNYPLTHEEIVRAMRRFNPVAHPSVTFRRSTVLSADSYVAEVYVEDYDLWCRLAASGARFANDPQPRVRYRIHPEGMKSEKLKQMIAATVDLKRRYFHGEMTLAERTRLLAERGLIWMPRQLVLWLFARTAFSRTLAEN; this comes from the coding sequence TTGAAAGCGTCCCATTCCGCGCCCGATCCATTTTCCGCCGCCGACCGCCAGGTGAAACCGCTCGTCTCCGTCGTGATGCCGGTATTGAATCCGCATCCGCGTCACTTTCGTGAAGCGGTCGAGAGCGTTCTCGCGCAGACCCTCGCCGACTTTGAGTTGATCATCGTCGAAGATCCTTCTCCCCGCGACGGCCGCGAGCTAATTGCCGACCTGCAAGATCCGCGCATCGTTCACGTTCGGAACGAAAGTCGGAGTTGCCTGCGCGATCAACTGAATCAAGGTCTGCGGCTCGCCCAGGCCGATCTGATCGCCCGGGCGGACGCCGACGATATCTGTTGCCCGCAACGTCTTGAGTCGCAAGTCGCCCGGTTCGCCGCCGAACCAGAGCTGGACGTCCTCGGCAGTCGATTAGAGATCATCGACGACAAAGGGCGACAGCTAGGCTATCGCAACTACCCGCTGACGCATGAAGAGATCGTCCGCGCGATGCGCCGCTTCAATCCGGTCGCCCATCCGTCGGTAACCTTCCGCCGCTCTACAGTTCTCTCGGCCGACAGCTACGTCGCCGAGGTCTATGTCGAAGATTACGATCTCTGGTGCCGACTCGCCGCCTCCGGCGCTCGCTTCGCCAACGATCCGCAGCCGCGCGTCCGTTATCGCATTCACCCCGAAGGAATGAAGAGCGAAAAGCTGAAGCAGATGATCGCTGCGACGGTCGACCTGAAGCGGCGTTATTTTCACGGCGAGATGACGCTCGCCGAACGAACGCGACTGCTGGCCGAGCGCGGCCTAATTTGGATGCCGCGACAATTGGTGCTGTG